GTGCGGATTTGGCGGAGTTGAACCACAGTCGTTTTGCAGAATGGTCACTCCCTTTCTCTACCAAAAATTCAAAACAGGCGGTTCTCACGTTTAATGGCGACGTCTATCAGGGACTCAAAGCAAGTCGTTTCAAAGCACGCGACCTTGCTTTCGCACAAGATCATTTACGAATTCTCTCTGGCTTGTACGGTCTGCTGCGTCCGCTGGATCTAATGCAGGCTTATCGGCTTGAAATGGGGACAGGTCTGTCGACCAAGAGCGGTAAAACACTGTATGATTTCTGGGGAGAAAAGATCACGGACAGGCTCAATGAAGTTCTCTCAACACACAAACAGAAGGTGTTGGTGAATCTGGCTTCGAATGAATACTTCAAAGCAGTCAAACCCGGTTTGTTGAAGGGGCGCGTGATTACCCCTGTCTTTAAGGAAATCAAAGATGGAAAATCACGCACGATTGCCCTGTTCGCCAAACAGGCGCGCGGGAAAATGGCGGGCTGGATGATTCTGAATCGGATAGACAAGCCAGAGGAACTCACAGGGTTTAATGTCGACAAATATAAATACGTCGCCAAAGAATCGACTGCTGACAAACTGGTCTTTGCGCGTCCTCAACCGCCGCCGGTCGGAAAATGAATCGAGCTTTCCCAGACTTATTCGCACTTTTTCAGTTTTTGATCCAATAGTAATTGCTCGGTATGCGAAGTCGTTTTATCTCGGGCCTGTAAAAAATAACTGCGTGCTTTGGAAAGTTCATTACACCGCAGATACATTTCTCCGAGTGTTGCTTCGAGCAGATGATAATTTTTGAGCAGTTCCATTCCTCGAATATCCTGGATCGCTTTGATTCCTTTTTGAGGCCCCTCCAGTTGCGCAATGACAACGGCGCGATTTAAAGCCACCACTGGTGATGGATAAAACTTCATCAGCAAATCATACGACTTCAAGATCGCATTCCAATTGGTCTCTTTAAAACTGGGCGCGAGACAATGGGTGGCGGCTATGCCTGCTTCGAGATGATAGCGTGTCAGTTCGCGGCCAGTTGCGGCAAATTGCAACTGCTCGGCAGCTGCAGCAATTAAACTTTTATCCCAAAGACCGCGGTCTTGTTGGTCCATTAATAAAATACAACCCTCGTTATCAAGCCTTGCTTCGAATCGGGCCGCGTGAAACAACATCAGTGCTAATAAGGCATGCGTCGCAGGTGTCGAAAATTCTTCCCGGTCAATCAGTCGCTGACAAAGCCGAATCGCTTCAGCACAAATTTCACGGCGAATGAGTGTATCGGGCCGTGAAGAGTTATAGCCTTCAGTAAAAAGTAAATAGAGGACAAGGTGCATCGATTCGATTCGCTTGTGAAACGCGTCGTCCACAGGAATTTCGAACGGGATGCGTTCGTCAATAAAAAACTTTTTCGCGCGCGTAATACGTTTTTTTGTAGTTTCGGTATTGGTTAATAACCCTTGGGAAATTTCTGCGATACTGAAACCACAGAGTGTTTTTAACGATAATGAAATGCGTGCTTCAGCCGATAATTTTTCATGACAGCAGACACACATCATCCTTAAGATGCTTTCTTCCTCGTTACTGTCTGAACACGCTCCAGGTTCGCTTTGAGATTCTGCATGTAAGCGTGCCTGATGCTGTTGTAATTCAGCTGATGATTTTTTTACCGTTTGTTGTCGTCTCAGCGCATCCAGAACACAGTTCGTTGCCACACGGTAGAGCCAGGCTGGAGGGTTGTCGGGTAGACCTCCCAGCTTCCAACTATCCAACGAGCGCAACAGGGCCTCTTGAACCGCATCTTCAATAAGTTCAATATTTTGTAAACCAAAGCGGCTTGTCAAAAGTGAAGTCAGGCGCCCCGATTCATGCCGATAAAAGTGATCGTCGAGGCTGTGAATGGTATCGGATTTCACGGGTATTACGTATCTTCTGGTGCTGCTTCTCCACAATTATCAACAACGGGGCGGACTTCGACTTTCCCCTTATATTCGTAAATGGGGCACCCTTTCGCAACTTCTGTCGCCTCTTCCAGACTTGCTGCGGTCAGGATCGAAAATCCGCCGATCATTTCTTTCGATTCCACAAAGGGACCATCGGCGATCACTTTATCCCCGGAAACAACGCTCCCTCTCAATTCCAGAGCATTCCCTGGCTCTAATACGCCCTTATCAATAAATTCATTCATCCAGCCCCACCAGCGATCGAGGTGAGCCTGCATCTCTTCTGGAGATATTCCTGGTGTCTGAGGAGCTCCACCACGATAAATAAACATAAATTGAGGCATCGTTTTGTTTCCTTCTCAAAAGTGAATGATGGTTGGGACTTACAACTTCCCTGGTGACGTATCAAGCACCGATTCGGGGACAGAATGAGGCCGTTCATTTCGGCAAAAATCAAATTTTTCAAAAAACTCTGACAATCGTGTCCCCAGCAGACGGTTTCATCCGTCATCGAAAACAACTGCCTGCAAATAGTCAGGACAGGCAGATTTCACTTTATAGCCAACAGGAGAAACGACAATGTCGAACCCATTTTGCCACATCGAGCTGCACGCCAACAACGTAGAAACGGCGAAATCTTTCTACTCTTCACTTTTTAACTGGAAGCTGAATGACATGCAAATCTGCGACGATCATACCTACACTATCATCGATGTCGGTGAGGGGACCGGCGG
The Gimesia aquarii DNA segment above includes these coding regions:
- the yaaA gene encoding peroxide stress protein YaaA, coding for MLTVISPAKSLNLEPQKQTSKFSTPEFLDESEKLVKKLRRMSRKSLSELMGISADLAELNHSRFAEWSLPFSTKNSKQAVLTFNGDVYQGLKASRFKARDLAFAQDHLRILSGLYGLLRPLDLMQAYRLEMGTGLSTKSGKTLYDFWGEKITDRLNEVLSTHKQKVLVNLASNEYFKAVKPGLLKGRVITPVFKEIKDGKSRTIALFAKQARGKMAGWMILNRIDKPEELTGFNVDKYKYVAKESTADKLVFARPQPPPVGK
- a CDS encoding YciI family protein; translated protein: MPQFMFIYRGGAPQTPGISPEEMQAHLDRWWGWMNEFIDKGVLEPGNALELRGSVVSGDKVIADGPFVESKEMIGGFSILTAASLEEATEVAKGCPIYEYKGKVEVRPVVDNCGEAAPEDT
- a CDS encoding RNA polymerase sigma factor, with protein sequence MKSDTIHSLDDHFYRHESGRLTSLLTSRFGLQNIELIEDAVQEALLRSLDSWKLGGLPDNPPAWLYRVATNCVLDALRRQQTVKKSSAELQQHQARLHAESQSEPGACSDSNEEESILRMMCVCCHEKLSAEARISLSLKTLCGFSIAEISQGLLTNTETTKKRITRAKKFFIDERIPFEIPVDDAFHKRIESMHLVLYLLFTEGYNSSRPDTLIRREICAEAIRLCQRLIDREEFSTPATHALLALMLFHAARFEARLDNEGCILLMDQQDRGLWDKSLIAAAAEQLQFAATGRELTRYHLEAGIAATHCLAPSFKETNWNAILKSYDLLMKFYPSPVVALNRAVVIAQLEGPQKGIKAIQDIRGMELLKNYHLLEATLGEMYLRCNELSKARSYFLQARDKTTSHTEQLLLDQKLKKCE